The sequence TGCTCATGTTTTGGCACAATCCCATATTGAGTTTTCATGTTTTCGAGCAGAGACTTGCCCTTCTCGAGGAGACCTGCATGAGTACAAGCCATTAGCACTCCAAGAAGGACCACCCCATCAGGCCTGAGGCCATCCACCACCTGCATTCTATCCAAGCAATGAAACGCTTCAGTTGCATATCCGTGTGCTGCAAACCCTCCAATCATGGCTGCCCACGAGACTGCATTTCTTTTCGACATTCCCTCAAAGGCTTCCACAGCCAAATTAATACAACCACACTTGGCATACATATCGACGAGCGCAGTCCCAACAAACACGTCTGACTTCAACTCTTTCCTCTTTTTAACGTACTCATGAATCCACTTCCCTTGCCAAAGAGCCCCCAGATTAGCACAGGCCGCGAGCCCCGTAGCAACACAAAAGTCATCAGGCTCAAACCCACATACCAACATCTCCCGGAAAACCTCCAGAGCTTCGGAAGCCAACCCACATTTCAAATACCCATTCACAAGAACATTCCACTGTATAACATCTCTGTGATgaatttcatcaaacaccttcCGGGCATCATCTAAAACCTTGCACTCAGCATACAATCTAACAAGCGCCGTCTGAACATGAGCATCCAACAAAACCAACCCATTTTTAACCACCCAACTGTGAATTTCCTTCCCCGAAACTAGACAAGAACAATTCACGCAACCCAGTATCACAAAATTAAACGTATAGTTATCGGGTTCTAAGCAGCTCTGTTTTAACATCAAATGGAAGTAATACATCGCCAAATGCGGCTCAGAGCTACGATAATATGCTCTAATGAGAGTGTTGTATATGTACAAATTGAGGGTCTGGGTTTGTTCGAAGAGAAGAGAAGCGTACGGGAGGTTGCCGGAGTCCGATAATGCGCAGAAGGCGATGAGTTTGCTGACGGCGTAGGTGTTAAGGTGGACGCCGGAGGTGACGAAGACGGCGTGGGTGGCTCGGAGATTGCGCATGCTGCTGCAGCGTTGTGCTAAAGACATGCAGCGGCTCCATGCCTGTGTAGTATAGAGGAGTTGGCTCATGCACTTCTACGTGTTTAAGAAATTGCCAACAGAAAGTATGCATGCACGAGTAGGGGGCGAAGAAAGGACGTCCCTACAACTCAAACTGATAAAGACTATTAAATCGAATAGCTTTAAATATTACGATATGACGCACTACTGTTAGTGATATTTCCCTCTTATATATAAATAAGAGATTTTATATTCGATTCTcttcaaaaataaatttaaattatattattgttaattcattgtgaggctaaacctaCCTTCTTtttcttagtgtaaataatgtcgttcgttcaaaagaaaaaactacgATAGGATATTGCTAGCGAGACtaaaatttgtagataaaatttataaactaaatgacatgttaaaatttgtaaactaaatgacatgtttTTTTGTGGGGAAGGGAGTTCGGCTAGGTCACACAATGAGTAAtataatttggtatcgaattcgccatttACGAGATtagaacttaagacctctcactttcaagtgGAGTGAAATATCACCAGACCGTAGTAATGAGTGACATAAACTAattgacatgaaagttgatgattaaattatgatttaagCATTGATTAACGTAGcgaaactaaatttgtaaacaaaatttgtaaactaaataatatgaaagttgataattgaattatgaCTTAAGTGCTGATAAATGTTTTTATTCATAttaatgacacatcatttattttataaattttattaacaaatttaatctccttaacattagttgagagaaaattggtggtTTAGATTGGATCGAAACCTTTGAAGTATAGAGGAAAATAGTTCAAGGACTTTTTGACTCGGATTAAATCCAGGGATGAAATCGTCAATTCACCCTCTTTCTAATTGACTCGTGCCACGTCATCCCACCTTACCATGTTTTGCTTCTCCACAGCAAACGGTTGCAGTGGCGTACTGTAAACTCGAAAACACAGGAGGAGCGCCTATGAGCTTCACCTTGGCGCGCTTCACTTTGGCGCGCTCCGCCGTCCGTCACTCTAGAGTCCGCTCAGAAGCGGCGGCCCCCGCCAAAAACAACGGCCTTCTTATTTCAACTCCCAAACAGAAGAAATTTACTTCAACTGCCATCCCCACAGCTCAAAACAAGGTAACATGATAAAATTTGTTCTTCAAACTTTGTTTCTCAGACAATTttatggtttttattttttatttttttataaataatttaatttaatttaagttattttttgGTCTTATTTGTTTGAGATTTTCATTGGGTAGGCAAGTGAAGAGCTGTTGGTGGTT is a genomic window of Malus domestica chromosome 09, GDT2T_hap1 containing:
- the LOC103411184 gene encoding pentatricopeptide repeat-containing protein At3g28660-like, with protein sequence MSQLLYTTQAWSRCMSLAQRCSSMRNLRATHAVFVTSGVHLNTYAVSKLIAFCALSDSGNLPYASLLFEQTQTLNLYIYNTLIRAYYRSSEPHLAMYYFHLMLKQSCLEPDNYTFNFVILGCVNCSCLVSGKEIHSWVVKNGLVLLDAHVQTALVRLYAECKVLDDARKVFDEIHHRDVIQWNVLVNGYLKCGLASEALEVFREMLVCGFEPDDFCVATGLAACANLGALWQGKWIHEYVKKRKELKSDVFVGTALVDMYAKCGCINLAVEAFEGMSKRNAVSWAAMIGGFAAHGYATEAFHCLDRMQVVDGLRPDGVVLLGVLMACTHAGLLEKGKSLLENMKTQYGIVPKHEHYSCVIDLLCKAGQLEEALQLIRRMPMKPLASVWGALLSGCRVHKNVDLAELAVEELLQLENKDSEEEAGAYVQLSNIYLGARRSEDAVRIRKMIGERGTRKTPGCSMIEVDGKVNEFVSGDVSHLHRAQICAMLELISADLIQD